AGGAGTATGGTGTTCCTTTTAATGTAAATATCAGAAGGTAGGGAAACCAAAAAGTGGATGATGTTGCTGTATACACATACATCGATTATAGATATGTTACTAATGATACTAATgacttattcattttaaaaagacttaCATGTAGGCGATAAAGCTTGCATAAACACAGTACAATCTCCAACACACAGGAAGTGCATTCCAATGCAACTTCTCCAGTCATCCTGGCAAACCTCTCTTTAATACTCTTTACTGttctgctgttcagtcacttagttgtacctggctctttgcgaccccatggactgtagcctgccaggctcctctgtccatgggatttcccaggcaagaatactgaagtgggttgcttgcttcaggtgatcttcctgacccagggattaaatccacttctcctgcttggcaggtgaactctttaccacttCCCAAGcttcccacctgggaagcccagagtttaCCGTGCGTGAGCtaaagctaagtcgcttcagtcatgtctgactctttgcgaccccatggactgtagcctgccaggcttctctgtccatgggacgctacagacaagaatactggagtgggttgccatttccttctccaaaggctcttcctaacccagagatcaaacctgcgtttcctgtggctcctggattgcaagtgtattctttaccactaagcccctggggaagccccagagtttactgtactttaaaaaatgatgggTGGGTTTCAGATGAAATCAATCTAGCTGCCTCCTATTATAGAATTTACTTCCCTCTCACCTCTGCCATCTTGCCAATCTTGGTACATTAACAACTGTACGTCAATCTCTGTCCTGAAGTTTCATGACAATTTGAAAGACCATCACAAGTCATCTGGAAAGAATTCCTTTTGTCTCTGCCTTCAAAGAGAAACCATGTGAAACCAAGCAGGATCACACAGGACCTTCCTGGAAGAGACTCCCCTGCACCACGCCCTCCATTTGTCTCCTGTCTATAGAGAAACTTTAGCTTCCTAGGCCCTCCCCGAGTTCCAAAGAGTAAATTTAATCATAGAagtgaaaaaatgcaaaaaaaaagaaaagaaagaaaaaacaccaaataaagcaaaataacaagTTTAGCCATTAAAGTTAAAGACCTCCAGTACCTCCTCAAGGGTCACAGATGATATTTtgagccatgtcctttgagctgttttgaaaatataaaaacctccaccaggtggaagaagttaactgtataTGCTGCCCATAAGCACATAGATCCCAGACTGGTTGGaatcagaaggttgatgatgttgactctTGATTATCtcatcaccaaccaatcagaagaatgtccatgagccgGTCACATACCTCACAACCCCCTTTCCTTACCTGTCTTTAAAAATCTTCCCCTGAAAGCCACTGGGGAGTTtgggtctttttaaaaatgcatatatatttatttctaattgaagtataattggtttacagtattgctttggtttctgccaaacatcaacatggtTTGAGTCCTCTGAGACATAAAGCAAATTCTCATTGGctgtctattgtatatatgttaatatatgtttGCATGTTACTCTCTCCAGACATCCCACCCgctccttcctcccacccacactgtgtccacaagtctgttctctatgtctgtctccactgctgccctgcaaataatttcatcagtaccatctttccagattccatatatataatattaatcacTCCTTAAGCACTACCTACCGGGACTCCTTGCTTGGGACCCTGCAATTAATGCTTTACTTTCCTTTGCCACAACTCAAcatcagtagattggctttactgcATGTGGGCAAATGGACCGACGTTTGGTTAGGTAATGCAATTGGACCTGACCAGTTTAAGCTCTGAAAACAAAGTGTAAGGTCTCTTaggtatatgtgtctcttttgaaATCTACTGTCAAATGTTAAAGCTATCTAAATTCCACCAATTTTTTGGAACcaatagccaaaacataaaacGTAGAGTTATTTTGGGGTGGGCTACCTTCAAATTCTGCACTCTTTGATCTCACAAAATTTTATTAATCAGAAATCAAAGATGTCACATAACAGACCtccatttaataataataaattcatgGAACAAAAAGAGGTTGATGCTTTCTCATGCTCACTTGCAGCAGAGGGACAAACCCACCTAACCTGCCACGCAGTTAACACAAATAGCCAGATGCATTTATGCCTCCAGAGAGCAAGACTCCTTAAATCAACCAGGACTGGTCTCTGCCTAGTTATTTAGCTTTGCAGAATGATGGGCCAGGTTTAACAACCAGATCAAACCAAGCCAAATTGGTAATCAAGCTTGTGAACTGTCACCACCATGGAGATTTCCTTGgtataaacaaatggaaataagaaaagagaagactcaaatGTAACGAGAATGCTTATTCCAGAGGTTGTGGTGCTGCCTCTTGGCTAATGAATGAAATGACACCATAAGGTCACTTGATTATTTATCTTGTTCAATGAAAGTAAAATCTTTGACCTAAATCATCTTTTCTTTCCAATGTTAACAACTGCTACGCCAAGATCAGGTAAACCCTTTTCACCGCCTCTCTACTCCAAAGAAGAACTCAAGAACATCCACCCCCCAGCTTTATATTGGACCCCAGGCTGATATGTGTAGAAGTAACATTTTCTCAGCTCCACCACTGCCTAGGATGTGGTACTAAGCTGATATTGTCTGTTGCAAATCACAGTTCTTTTGTCTACAAAACCAGTTTGATAAAATGTACTCTAAAGTTTGGAGTACTAATTGAGAAAAATGTCTGAAATGGAAGCCACTCACGGCCTACCTATAGGTAAATGCTCCAGAAGTCACGGCTGCAAGGACTACGGCTGTGGCTGATATTGGGTTATTATTGTTGCATCTGGCAGAGACAGCTCATCTGTCAGACTCTGCAAGCtgttcttaatattttatctgAGGTTCAATATCCAAGCACttgcctgtgtgtgctcagtcgtgtccaactcttcgtggtcccatggactgtagcccgccaggctcttcagtccatggaattttccaggaaagaatcctgCAGTAGGTTGTATTTCCTACTCCATAATATCTATGACATCCAGGTAGACTGGAAAGGAACATCACTTTCTACATTCACTATAATTCCAACATTATAACTGAAGCCAAGAAGTAAAGTTGATATTTATTTTAGCACAGCtaggaaatgaaattatttcctaGGAaagctatttaattttttaaactttccttaTACATTATTACTTCTTTCTGAAGGACTCTTTTATTGAATACAAACTGTATTTCAGATTGCTATGATGGTAATACTCTACAACAAAAgggatttctctttttgttttattgaaattTAAGACAGAATACTCTTTGAGAAACACTTCAAGTGAGAATAATCAATGCTAATAGTCTATGAATAGAGGAGCTTAAGAATTTACTGTTTACAATTTCTGAGATCTGCATACAAAACATTCCCTATACGTGATTTTAATCCTAATCAATATTTggattgtatgtatgtatgtatacatacatgtaagcttcctggtagctcagctggtaaagaatctgcctgcagaaggGCTGAGAAGCGGAAGGGGCGGCCAGCTGCTCGCGGTGCGGAGCAGGGTCAGGATGGACGAGGACGTGCTAACCACCCTGAAGATCCTCATCATCGGCGAGAGCGGCGTGGGCAAGTCCAGCCTGCTCTTGAGGTTCACAGATGATACTTTTGATCCAGAGCTTGCAGCAACAATAGGTGTTGATTTTAAGGTGAAAACAATTTCAGTGGACGGAAATAAGGCAAAACTTGCAATATGGGATACTGCTGGTCAAGAAAGGTTCAGAACATTAACTCCCAGCTATTATAGAGGTGCACAGGGTGTTATTTTAGTTTATGATGTCACAAGAAGAGACACCTTTGTTAAACTGGATAATTGGTTAAATGAGTTGGAAACATACTGCACGAGAAATGACATAGTAAACATGCTAGTtggaaataaaattgataagGAAAATCGTGAAGTTGATAGAAATGAAGGCCTGAAATTTGCACGAAAGCATTCCATGTTATTTATAGAGGCAAGTGCAAAAACCTGTGATGGTGTACAGTGTGCTTTTGAGGAACTTGTTGAAAAGATCATTCAGACCCCTGGACTGTGGGAAAGTGAGAACCAGAATAAAGGCGTCAAGCTGACACCCAGGGAAGAAGGCCAAGGAGGCGGAGCGTGTGGT
This genomic stretch from Dama dama isolate Ldn47 chromosome 7, ASM3311817v1, whole genome shotgun sequence harbors:
- the LOC133059339 gene encoding ras-related protein Rab-18, giving the protein MDEDVLTTLKILIIGESGVGKSSLLLRFTDDTFDPELAATIGVDFKVKTISVDGNKAKLAIWDTAGQERFRTLTPSYYRGAQGVILVYDVTRRDTFVKLDNWLNELETYCTRNDIVNMLVGNKIDKENREVDRNEGLKFARKHSMLFIEASAKTCDGVQCAFEELVEKIIQTPGLWESENQNKGVKLTPREEGQGGGACGGYCSVL